The following is a genomic window from Pirellulales bacterium.
CTGGGTCGAAACCTGGAAAGGGACCTATGTGCTGTTTTATCACAGCTTGTTTGGGCTAAAGTTTTTGCTGGCTCTGGGCATCTTTTTTATTGCCAGCGCGCTGGCCGGTCGGTCGGCTGGATTACAAAAAATTCGCGACCAGGCCCCATTTTGGCTGAATGTCAATCTTGCGTTAATTCTGGCCGTGGTGGTGATTAGCGGGTTGCTGCGGCAAACCCATATCGGCCCCAGCCCCACCGCCACCCACGAGGTGATTTATCAGGCTCGCGGGGGAACGCCATGAGTCCCCGCCCCTGGAAATTATTCGAGGCCAACCTGGCGCAAGTCCGCGCGGCCGATTATCAGGTGGCCGTCCTTCCCCTGGGCGCCACCGAGCCTCATAACCTGCACCTTCCCTATGGCACCGATGTGCTGGAGGCGGATTTGGTGGGAGAGACCATCTGCGCCGCCGCCCACGCGCAGGGAGCGCGGGTGGTGCTGCTACCCACCATTCCCTATGGGACGGAATCCAACCTGGGGCGGTTTCCTTTGGCGATGAACCTGCGGCCCACGACGCTGTTTCGGGTGATCGGCGACTTGGTGGAAACATTGGCGGGAAGCGGTATTCGCAAAGTGGTGCTCCTGAATAGCCACGGGGGGAATGACCTAAAGGCGCTGTTGCGGGAACTTTACGGCCAAACCCCGGCCCATGTTTTCTTGTGCAACTGGTACACCGTGCTTAAGGATTGCTATGACGAAATTTTTGCCAAGCCCGACGACCACGCGGGGGAGATGGAAACATCCCTCATTTTGCATGTTGCCCCGGAGCTGGTGGCGCGCGACAGCCAGGGGAAATTGGCCGCGGATGCGGGAGCCGTGCAACCGACCCGTTTTGCGGCGGTAAATAACGGCTGGGTGGGAATCACGCGTCCCTGGCATTTATTGACGACTAACAGCGGCGCGGGTGACCCCCACGCCGCCAGCGCGGACAAGGGACGGCAACTGCTGGAACGACTGACCCCGCGGCTGGCGCAATTTTTGGTCGAGCTTTCCGCCGCTCCCCTGGACGAGCGGTTTCCGTTTTAGCTGTAACATGATCGTCGCCAGGCCAGCGTCATTAGCCCTTTTCATCATTCCAACCCAATACATCCTCGTCACACACGTTATCTTTAGAGTGCTTTATGGCAATTGATCCTTATGCGACATGTCCCGGTGGCACCGGAAAAAAAATCAAATTTTGCTGCCAGGACCTGCAAAATGAGCTAGGCAAGCTGGAGCAGCAGATTTCCGGGCAGCAGTTATCCGCCGCGCTGGACGCTACGCGGCATCTGTGCGAAAAGTATCCCCAACGGGCGTGCCTGCTGTCTTACGAATGCCTGCTAGAATTATTAACTCGCGATCATGAGGGTTTTGCCAAAACGGCCGAGCAATTTATAGCCCTGCAGCCGCAAAACCCGGTTGCGCTGGCATATCGGGCAATTTTAGCGGCGCAAACAGGGGATCTGCTGGAGACGCAAAACGCCCTTCAGGACGCCCTGGAAAATAGCGGACCCGAAGTCCACGCCCGCGTCTATACCGCGCTGCAAATCGCCAGCGAAATATTATTGGGGTTTGGACAGGTCATTCCCGCGCGGGCTTACCTGACGCTAATGTCCATCTTGACAAAAGGGCAAGATGAAAACTGCGCCCAGCGCATCATGAGATTAGAGCAAGAGCAGCGAATTTCCGTGCTGCTAAAGGACATGCCGTCGTTTCGTGACGCCCCCCGCGATGCCCCATACCGCCAGGAATTTGACGCCGCCATGCGCAACGCCGGGCGGGGCGCGTGGCGGCTGGCCGCCAAGCAACTGCAAACCCTGGCCAATAAATATGCGGAAGAACCGGCCATCGGGAAAAATCTGGCCATCTTGCATGGTTTTTTGGGAAATTACCCCGAGGCCCGCGCCGCCTGGCGCGCCTATGCCGATCTGGATATTTCCGAAGAGGAAGAAATCGAAGCCGAAGCGATGGCGCAAATTATGATCCGCGACGAGGCCGAGGGCGAAGTCCGGGATCTCTTGGTAACGATTCCCGTCCTGGATTTTGACGGCCTGGAAAGCGGCTTGGCCGGGACCCGTTTGGCCGAAAAACGGCCCTTTGACACACTGCAGTTCACCCAACAAAACCAAGTTCCCCCCCGCGCGGTCTATGCCCTCTTTGACCGTCCCCGGCCGGAAAGTTCCAACCAGATCGCCCGCGAACAAATTCCCATGATCGTGGCCAATGCGTTTCTCTTTGGCAAGGAAACCGATCAACCCGCGCGCTTGGAAATTGAAGTCCTGGAAACCCACAAAGACCAGGTTTTATCGATGCTGCGCAGCGTGGCGGGGGCCAACCTGGGCCACGAGTTAAAAGAAGAACAGACGGGAGCGGCCTCGGCCCTGGAACTGGCGCTCAGTTGGCAGTGGCGGCTGCCGGATAAGACCGGCTGGCGGGAGCGGGTGCGGCTGACAACCGAACAGCGAGAGCATGTCCTTTTGGAGGTCTGGCCCAAGCTCAAGCTGCCGCTGCTCGATAACCTAACGCCCAATGAAGCCGCCGCCGATTGGAACCTGCGGGATCGCCTGCAAGCCGCGATCATGCTGTTAGAAACCACCGATTCTAGCGACGCCGCTCCCGCTACTTTTGCCAAATTGCGACAACATCTGGGCCTGCCGCATCCCCAGCCCATTCCCCCCGCGGAATTTGACTTTACAGGAGAGCGGCTGTTTCGATACTTATACTTGGATGTGGAGCAGCTTTCGCCCGAGCAATTACAGCAGTCGCTGGAACGGACGCTCATCGCGCAATTTATGCCCGCGGCCAAGCGATTAGCCCTTGAAGCCATTCGCCGCCAAAACATCGATCCGCCGGAATTGCAACTCGCCGCTTATCAAGTGATGGTACGCGTCAGCGAAGATTTGGATCAAGCGCTTATCTACATCGATACCGGCCGTAAATTGGCCGAAAAATTCAAATTCAGCACCGCCCCCTGGGACCTGGAAGAATTACGCATACGCTTGGTCCGCCTCGAGGGAGCTGAGGTCGCCCAATTGATCCAGCATCTTAGCGCGGCCCACTCTCAAGAACCGGGCGTGGGGGAGCAAATGTATCAATTGCTGGCAAGCGCGGGGTTAATCGGACCGGATGGCCAATTGGTGGGCCTGCCCCCCCCGACGGGATCATCCTCGGTCATTGTCGGGGCGGATACCGGTCCGGGAGAAGGGAAACTTTGGACCCCCGAGAGCGCCGCCAAAAGCGAAGGCAAGTCCGCGCTCTGGATTCCGGAATAAGGGGGGTGGTGAAATGACTCGGAAAAAGCAGGGCAATTCGCAGACGAGGTAACTCATCTAAGCGGACTTGTGCCGAGCGAGCATGTTGCGTATTTCAGGAAGCAGCACGGCGGGGACCGTGATTACGGTTTGTTGCGCACTTTCTTCCGACGCGACTTCATCGGCGGCAATCCATTGTTCATCCGTACGAGTATCCAACTCGGCAATTAATTGACGCACCCGTTCTTCATTCCAACCCGGTGAAAAATTAGTGTTACTCATTTTCTTCGTTTTTTCATCCTTCTACGGAAAGCTTTAAGTTGCATGGGTGATAATTGATACGCGGTAATGACAAATATGCCGTCACCAATTTCATCAGGTACATAAATTATACGCAAATATCTACCCGCCGCAGTTTGGCTCAAAGCTTGTCGTGTGCCATTAGCACAAGCTTCGTCTTCTCCTGGCGATTTGAGAATTCCAATAACTTCATCCTCGAAGACATTATGCTCGTAGATATATGGTAAGTCTGTCTCTGGATTGTAGTAGAATCTTATGTTCATATTATTACGCTAATTCATGAGGTAAGTCAAACTATTTTAATTACTACACCCCCTGTGCTGGCCGGTCCACAATGCCAAATTCCGCGGCGCGGGGGGCGGGGTCGGGCAGGTCCACCGGCTGGCCGTCGGCCACGGTCACGGTAAATCCCAGTTCGCGGATCATCCGATAATCCTCGGCGGCGGCTTGCCCTTTGGTCGTCAGATAATCGCCAATAAAGATCGAATTCGCCACGTGCAGGCCCAGTGGTTGCAACGCCCCCAGGTGCTGCTCCCGCCCGCCGGCAATCCGCAACTCACTGGCGGGATTCACAAACCGCATCATGCACAGCGCCCGCAGGCAGTCGCGCGGAGTCAGTTCGTCCTTGTGCCCGATGGGGGCCCCTTCGATATTGATCAAAAAATTCAGCGGGATCGATTCGGCCCGTAACTCCCGCAGCTCCAGGGCCATTTGCACCCGGTCGACTAGGGTCTCCCCCATGCCGATGATCCCGCCGGAGCAAATTTGCAGGCCCGCGTTGCGGACATTTCGCAACGTCTCCAGCCGGTCGGCATGGGTGTGCGTTGAGCATATCTCCGGGTAAAACCGGGCGCTGGTGTTGAGATTATGGTTGACCTTGTCCACGCCGCATTCCTTGAGAAGGCGGGCCTGGTCGGCGTCCAGCAGGCCCAGGCAGGCGCATATATTGAGGCCGAATTGCTGTTTGATTTGCGGGACCAGGTCGGTGACCAGGCGCAATTCACGGTCGGTCGGGGCGCGGCCGCTAATGACAATGCAATAGGTTTTGGCCCGCTGTTCGGCGGCGCGGCGAGCTCCTTCCAACAGGCGGGGGGCGCTGAGGAAGTTGTACGTGGGAATTTCGGCGTCACTCTCTTTTGATTGCGAGCAATAACCGCAATCCTCGGCGCACAAGCCGCTTTTGGCATTCATCAAGAAATACAGTTGCACCGTCTGGCCAAAATACCGCCGCCGCAACCGCGCCGCAGCCGCCACTAGATCCAAGAGATCATCATCGGCGGACTGGAGGATCGCCAGGGCTTCGTCGCCGGTGGCGGATTCTCCGGCCAAGACCCGCGCGGCCAAATCGTGCCAGCGGGAAGATGTTTCTGGAACAGTGGGTGATTCTAAAAGCATGGGCGTTGCGTCCGCTAAAATTCAGTGCAAAAGTTTCCCCAAAGAGGGGACAATCGCCCGAATTTTAACGCAAAACCAACACGCCGGGGAGAGGGACACCCCTATTCAGCCAAAACCGCCGGAAAAGTCCTGGTTTTGCCAAATATGTGTCCAGTGCCAGCATTTTAGCCGGCCAAGCTTACTGGCCCATGATCATCGCAATGATCGCCGTGGGGATGATGCAAATGGCCATCGACCAGATAATCCACATGGTCGCCGTGGGGGACGGCCTCGTGCCCACAACCGGGACCGTGAACATGGTCCGTGGCGTGCGCCCCGCAGTTATGCTGGGGGGTGCAGGCGGCGGGATTGGCCGCGGAGACGCCGATCACATGCTCGTCCACATGGTCGCCGTGGGGGTGGTGCAAATGCCCGTCGTGCAGATAATCGGTGTGGCCGTCATGCTGGAGGGCGGTATGCCCACAATCCGGCCCATGCTGATGCGGGTGGTCGGCGTGGACATTGCAACTGGCTTGTGTTTGAGATTGGGTTGCGGACATGGAAAATGCTCCGGAGGAGTGTCTCATGAATAGAGGCATATAAAGGAATAATCTATTTTACGTTGAAACGTGAATTTTGGCAAATTTGTGGGTGTGGTATGTTACGGGGTAGGTGGCATTACGACTGTATTAATTCAATTCGATGACCGTCCGGGTCTGCGACGACCGCTCGGCGTCCCCATTCGGAATCACTCGCTTGTGTCACGATTGCAGCAGGATTATCACTTAAAGCGGCCAAAGCCGCATCTAACGAAGGAACACGAAATCCGATGCGAATGCCCGTCGTGGATTTGCCATCAGATGCGACGGGATAAAGCTCAAAAACTTCACCACCCGGCAACTGAGCGGCATAATGTGTAGGGCCGTTACCATGTCTGTGCTGTGAGAACCGCAAACCGAGATGTGAATAAAACGCCGCCGCTCGTGCTATGTCTGTGGACCTCAGAACAACAAGATTCAAGGATATTTGATTCATAGTTTTTGATGATACATTAGCGAAACGGTTAGCCAGACAAGAACCAACCAACGTTGTTACCACAATCCACATTGCCCACAGGTCCGGTTGACTGCACTATTATCCCTTCATTGCCCCGGCGATGAATTTGACAACCGGGGCTTCTAGTAATTGGTGATATGGGACATCTACTGCAAACCATTCAGAATAGGTTCCCAAATCAACTTGATTGTATGCTAGCACAAAGTGGAATCCAACAGTCGTATTGGGTGCAACATATGGAATTGCTATTCTTAATCCATGACGTAGATATTCAATTGGATAGTTATCTCCTTCTATTTTGAGCCATGGCATTCGGTTTTTTAGAGCTTCGCCATCTTCGGTACCGATCATCAAAAGTCCGTCGCCGATTGACCATGATTGAGCATCGAGAGATTCACCAGAATTAGGGCCGCCTTTTGTTACACATTGAGTAAGTGTCAATTCGAACGAAAAAGCGTGAATTGGGAATGGTACGCAGAAGGAGTCTCGGTAAGCGGCAACTAGGTCAACAGCCATACCAGCGGGGGGATTCGGCGTAAATGCGACTTGTTGCACAACGAGGGCATTGTCCAGAAATGGGGAAGAAACACACGACATTGCGATGTCACCAAACGGAAAGGTTTCTGTGACGGGGAATGTCATAGGATTAGCGTGTAAATTAATTGAAATAGTGTACTGACATGAGGTGCATGGATTTAATAACCTATCAAACCATCGGCCTAGTTGCACACATTTTTAATAATGTAATGTACCATCCGACGTCAGGCCGGTATCGCTGCGATGCATGGATAGGGGGCATGGTTACTCTGTCTCATCGTCTAGGTCCGCTGGTCGTTGCCGTCGTGTCCATGCACCGCCAACACGCTCTCGAACAGCCCGCCATCCAGGGGGAAGGTCCGCAACTTCGAGAACTGTCGGATCGAGATGAACTATCTCTTCCAGACACACAACCTTGCCGTCGGCATAGGATGCGTCGGAAATCCCTATAAACTGCCAGCCATGATCGTCGGCATCATGGCTTACCAAAAGAATCGGCTCTGTCCCATCCAAAACCTGCCGCATCGTAAGCGTGGCGCAGTTTCGAGGCTGGTCAAATGGCCAAGAGTCTGTGGGATTTTTGTTCATGAAATGCGAATTCTCCGAATGACCCAAACTCCGGGACCAGACCCGTGAGAAGCAAGGATTACAATAGTGACGCGTTGGCCGTGTTCGTTGCAGTGTATGGCTAGGTGTTATTCGTGTCCTCATGAACTCTCTGCCCGATGCGAACACTGATGGTACGCCACTCCTCGCCGTGAAATGCAAGTCTGCCGTGATCTATCCATGCTTCTCGCCACAAAGAATAAATGAGCTGTCGCAAATCTTCGCGAGCGTCGTTGTAGCCAAACTGAATGCCACACGATGGGCATATCTCCTGTGAACCCCGGCCGTCCCGCCACGGCTCGTAATCTAACTCCGTCTGACAAACTGGGCAAGTAGTAGTCATGGCGTATGCAGCGGCCTAACACCAATGTAACCCGGCTAAGGCCAAGAAACTTTGATTTCAAAATCCGCACGATCAGAAGCTCGGGTGCATTGGATTGTTAAGAGCAAAAGGATTATGAGACCCATGTCATGATCCGGAAAATCTCGTCACCATCTCTCGTTCGATACACGAATCCACCCTCACCGCTAAGCGGTCCAGAAACGTCGCTCCATTCTTCCTTTATGATATCGTGAAATCGGTACTCTATTCGATTGTATAGCATCGTGGCTCGACCAATTTCAAAGAGCTTAAGTATAGCAAAACCAGTTCGCCCCCAATGATCGTCGTTCAGTCGCCAATCTAAATGATGGCGGATCGCGTGTCGTAACAAAGCCCTTTGGGCCTCGAGTTCGAGTTTATTCGGATGAGAAGAATCGCCAATGTGTCGGGTGGTTTCAAGTTCTGTGAGAAGGTCTTGTGGATTCATTCGAAACTGCGGGTGTTCTGGAAGCATTGAAGTCACTACGCAAGATACAAATGGCGGTCTCTTGGGAACTACCTGCTTTTTTGTTCCATTTTTACACGGTGCGCAGAATCCTCCAGTACGATCCGCCGTGGATTGCAATATCACGACACCACAGGTTCTGCATGATGTCTTTGGTTCGCTCATCTATTTTTCCTAACGACCGCCAACACCCGGCACGCGCCGCGAAGGATTCCATGATAAATACGGGCCGACCGTGTGCTCTGCGTAGATGGTTTTGCTATGCTGCGTTCTCGTTTACTCAGCGGCAGAAATCATCTTGGGTTTTTTGATCACCGATTTCCGAAGTGTATTCAACAATCTCCAAAGCACGTTTTGGTATGGTAACGCCATACTTTCCGATTAGCCATTCTTGAAATTTTGCGTTTGGGGGAACGTAAAATTCATTCCCATTTTCTGGGGAGTTAGGTGGATACTCATATTCTGCGTTCCAGCAGATTTCATCATAGCCTATCGCAAGCAATCGAAGGAAATCAAGTGCGTTGTTTGCCAGGACATAACACAAGACAGAGCCTGATCCAGAGCCCATGTGTATGATGCGTTGCACACTATTGTCGTCGATCCAGAATGCGGCTACTGAACCTTCAGCTCCAGTTTGTGCAAAAACGCAAAGTCGATTGACGACTTCAGGGCGGTTATGGCCAAACCAATAGTGAACGTAGGCGTTTCCGGAAGCGCCGTATTCAATGTTCTTTCCACCAGGACGCTCGGTATCAGTCCAGCCAGCCTTGAGTTCGACCTCAGGGTAGAGAAAGCCGATCCGCCCGCCATCGTTGTCAACAAACATTCGATTCGTTTCGATCCATTCAAACAGCGCGCTTTGCTCAGTGGGCATCGACATGCCCGCGAGTAGTTTGGCTTTAAGTTGAGATCGGAGTAACGACATTTTTTAGCCGCATAGTAATACGTTATCCAATCAACCAAAAAAGCTATATCGCTGGATACATTTACCATAATAAATCTTGTCATACATTGCAACGTTTTTTCTGGGTAGTGATTAACCCAGGGGATAAGTTCACGCCCAACCGTAATTTGCAGGAATAGTGAATGGTATCTCCCATGCAAACCGGATACCGCCGGTTGGCGCAATCTGC
Proteins encoded in this region:
- a CDS encoding VOC family protein, giving the protein MNQISLNLVVLRSTDIARAAAFYSHLGLRFSQHRHGNGPTHYAAQLPGGEVFELYPVASDGKSTTGIRIGFRVPSLDAALAALSDNPAAIVTQASDSEWGRRAVVADPDGHRIELIQS
- a CDS encoding creatininase family protein produces the protein MSPRPWKLFEANLAQVRAADYQVAVLPLGATEPHNLHLPYGTDVLEADLVGETICAAAHAQGARVVLLPTIPYGTESNLGRFPLAMNLRPTTLFRVIGDLVETLAGSGIRKVVLLNSHGGNDLKALLRELYGQTPAHVFLCNWYTVLKDCYDEIFAKPDDHAGEMETSLILHVAPELVARDSQGKLAADAGAVQPTRFAAVNNGWVGITRPWHLLTTNSGAGDPHAASADKGRQLLERLTPRLAQFLVELSAAPLDERFPF
- the bioB gene encoding biotin synthase BioB, which translates into the protein MLLESPTVPETSSRWHDLAARVLAGESATGDEALAILQSADDDLLDLVAAAARLRRRYFGQTVQLYFLMNAKSGLCAEDCGYCSQSKESDAEIPTYNFLSAPRLLEGARRAAEQRAKTYCIVISGRAPTDRELRLVTDLVPQIKQQFGLNICACLGLLDADQARLLKECGVDKVNHNLNTSARFYPEICSTHTHADRLETLRNVRNAGLQICSGGIIGMGETLVDRVQMALELRELRAESIPLNFLINIEGAPIGHKDELTPRDCLRALCMMRFVNPASELRIAGGREQHLGALQPLGLHVANSIFIGDYLTTKGQAAAEDYRMIRELGFTVTVADGQPVDLPDPAPRAAEFGIVDRPAQGV